From Haemorhous mexicanus isolate bHaeMex1 chromosome 2, bHaeMex1.pri, whole genome shotgun sequence, the proteins below share one genomic window:
- the CLSTN3 gene encoding LOW QUALITY PROTEIN: calsyntenin-3 (The sequence of the model RefSeq protein was modified relative to this genomic sequence to represent the inferred CDS: deleted 2 bases in 1 codon) yields the protein MLQCGAGPGGARPLPEVPPSLRAAAAGARAWVLPGPAAAAMGYPRPRAAVLLPLLCLCAALPGSSSNKANKHKPWIEAEYQGIVMENDNTVLLNPPLFALDKDAPLRYAGEICGFRIHGSGVPFEAVILDKATGEGLIRAKEPVDCEAHKEHTFTIQAYDCGEGPDGANTKKSHKATVHVRVNDVNEFAPVFVEKLYRVAVTEGKLYDRILRVEAIDGDCSPQYSQICYYEILTPNIPFLIDNDGNIENTEKLQYSADRVYKFTVTAYDCGKKRASDDAEVEIQVKPTCKPSWQGWNKRIEYTPGAGSLALFPTIHLETCDEPLWNIQATVELQTNHVAKGCDRDNYSEKSLRKLCGAASGEIDLLPVPSPTANWTARLSVHYSQDSSLIYWFNGSQAAQVPVVNGPNGHEGLSDHFTLSLWMKHAVVPSKGRREEETVICSTVRSEDGYSHYSLAVHGCRISFLYWPLLESARPVKFLWKLEQVCDDEWHHYALNLEFPTVTLYVDGVSYDPALIHDNGLIHPPRPEPSLMIGACWAEEKTKEKTKGSENATDSVQGDPLSIHHYFHGYLAGFTVRPGSLESREVIECLYACREGLDYSDFDSLGKGMKVHVNPSQSLLTLEGDDVETFNHAIQHVAYMNSLRFATPGVRPLRLTTAVKCFSEESCVSIPDVEGYVVVLQPDAPQILLSGNAHFAHPASDFEAPEGIPLFPNLQITCSISHQVEAKKDENWHGTVTDTRMSDEIVHNLDGCEISLVGDDLDPEREYLLLDGALLQQRGLELVNTSAYLTITGVESIAVYEEILRQVSYHINHGAALYERKFHLSCTEMNGRYSSNEFTVEVNVLHNMNRAAHPNHILSSQQFVHRGHHLPAELSGHSLASTHNNPMVPSAATVIIVVCVGFLALMVILGILRIHSLHRRGIGQEVSGAAESGHSSTGGKESDMFWDDSALTIIVNPMESYQSCQERAAGSVEGRAGEGAEDDDDSTDSETPDSPDSSDMNDRHIIGKSDVSHRY from the exons ATGCTGCAgtgcggggcggggccgggcggggcgcgg CCGCTGCCGGAGGTGCCGCCGTCCCtgcgcgccgccgccgcgggagCGAGGGCGTGGGTCCTGCCGGGACCCGCCGCCGCCGCGATGGGCTACCCTCGGCCCCGCGCCGCCgtcctcctccctctgctctgcctctgcgCCGCGCTGCCCGGCAGCTCCTCCAACAAAG CAAACAAGCACAAACCATGGATCGAAGCCGAGTATCAGGGCATCGTCATGGAGAATGACAACACCGTCCTGCTCAACCCACCGCTGTTTGCTCTGGACAAAGATGCCCCACTGCGCTATGCAG GTGAAATCTGTGGCTTCAGGATCCATGGGTCAGGAGTACCTTTTGAAGCTGTGATCCTGGACAAAGCTACAGGAGAGGGGCTGATCCGGGCCAAGGAACCAGTGGATTGTGAAGCTCATAAGGAGCACACATTTACCATCCAGGCCTATGACTGTGGAGAGGGACCTGATGGAGCAAATACCAAAAAATCACACAA GGCCACAGTGCACGTCCGAGTGAACGATGTGAATGAGTTTGCCCCGGTCTTTGTGGAGAAGCTGTACCGCGTGGCAGTGACGGAGGGAAAGCTGTATGACCGCATCTTGCGCGTGGAGGCCATCGACGGGGACTGCTCACCGCAGTACAGCCAGATCTGCTACTATGAGATCCTCACCCCCAATATTCCCTTCCTCATTGACAACGATG GGAACATCGAGAACACGGAGAAGCTGCAGTACAGTGCGGATCGTGTCTACAAATTCACAGTGACAGCCTATGACTGTGGAAAGAAGAGGGCTTCTGATGATGCTGAAGTGGAAATCCAGGTGAAACCCACCTGCAAGCCCAGCTGGCAGG GCTGGAACAAGAGGATTGAGTACACCCCTGGTGCAGGCAGCCTGGCGCTCTTCCCCACCATTCACCTGGAGACCTGTGATGAGCCGCTGTGGAACATCCAGGCCACGGTGGAGCTGCAGACAAACCACGTGGCCAAGGGCTGTGACCGGGATAACTACTCCGAGAAGTCCCTGCGCAAGCTCTGTG GTGCTGCCTCAGGGGAGATTGACCTGCTGCCAGTGCCTAGCCCCACAGCCAACTGGACGGCACGGCTCTCGGTGCActacagccaggacagcagcctCATCTACTGGTTCAatggcagccaggctgcccaggtgCCTGTGGTGAACGGACCGAATGGCCACGAGGGGCTGAGTGACCACttcaccctgtccctgtggatGAAGCATGCCGTGGTGCCCAGCAAAGGCAGGCGGGAAGAGGAGACTGTGATCTGCAGTACAGTGCGGAGTG AGGACGGCTACTCTCACTACTCTCTGGCTGTGCATGGCTGCCGGATTTCTTTCCTCTACTGGCCGTTGCTGGAAAGCGCAAGGCCTGTGAAATTCCTCTGGAAGCTTGAGCAG GTCTGCGACGACGAGTGGCACCACTACGCCCTCAACCTGGAGTTCCCCACGGTGACGCTGTACGTGGACGGCGTCTCCTACGACCCTGCGCTGATCCACGACAACGGCCTCATCCACCCGCCGCGGCCCGAGCCTTCCCTCATGATCGGGGCCTGCTGGGCCG AGgagaaaaccaaagagaaaaccAAAGGAAGCGAGAACGCCACTGATTCTGTGCAAG GAGATCCTCTGTCGATACACCACTACTTCCATGGTTACTTGGCTGGCTTCACTGTGCGCCCTGGTAGCTTGGAGAGCCGGGAGGTTATTGAATGCCTGTATGCCTGCCGTGAGGGGCTTGATTACAGTGACTTCGACAGTCTGGGCAAAGGGATGAAG GTTCATGTGAACCCCTCTCAGTCCCTGCTCACCTTGGAGGGTGATGATGTGGAAACCTTCAACCACGCGATCCAGCACGTGGCTTACATGAATTCACTGCGCTTTGCTACCCCTGGGGTCCGGCCGCTCAGGCTCACCACTGCTGTCAA GTGTTTCAGTGAGGAGTCCTGTGTCTCCATTCCTGATGTGGAAGGCTATGTTGTGGTGCTACAGCCTGATGCCCCCCAGATCCTGCTGAGTGGCAATGCCCACTTTGCTCATCCTGCGTCAGACTTTGAGGCTCCAGAAGGAATTCCCCTGTTCCCCAACCTCCAGATCACCTGCTCTATTTCTCACCAGGTGGAGGCCAAGAAGGATGAGAACTGGCACGGTACTG TGACGGACACACGAATGTCAGATGAGATTGTGCACAACCTGGATGGCTGCGAGATCTCATTGGTAGGAGATGACTTGGACCCAGAGAGGGAGTACCTGCTCCTGGAtggggcactgctgcagcagcggGGCCTGGAGCTCGTTAACACCTCTGCCTACCTGACCATCACAG GCGTTGAGAGCATTGCGGTTTACGAGGAGATCCTACGCCAGGTCTCCTACCACATCAACCACGGTGCTGCCCTCTATGAAAGGAAGTTTCACCTGTCCTGCACTGAGATGAACGGACGCTACTCCAGCAATGAGTTCACTGTCGAG GTGAATGTTCTCCACAACATGAACCGCGCTGCTCATCCTAACCATATTCTGAGCTCCCAGCAGTTTGTGCACCGAGGCCATCATTTACCCGCAGAGCTGTCTGGGCACAGTTTGGCAAGCACACACAACAACCCAA TGGTCCCCAGTGCTGCCACCGTCATCATCGTGGTGTGTGTGGGCTTCCTGGCACTTATGGTGATCCTCGGCATCCTGCGCATCCACTCCCTGCACCGCCGGGGAATAGGGCAAGAGGTCTCTGGGGCTGCTGAGTcggggcacagcagcactggaggcAAAGAGAGCGACATGTTCTGGGACGACTCGGCCCTCACCATCATCGTCAACCCCATGGAG TCCTACCAGAGCTGTCaggagagggcagcagggagtgtggagggcagagctggcgAGGGCGCGGAGGATGATGACGACAGCACCGACTCGGAGACACCCGACTCCCCGGACAGCAGTGACATGAATGACCGGCACATCATCGGCAAAAGTGACGTCTCTCACCGCTACTAG